The Arachis hypogaea cultivar Tifrunner chromosome 16, arahy.Tifrunner.gnm2.J5K5, whole genome shotgun sequence genome contains a region encoding:
- the LOC112756877 gene encoding putative F-box protein At3g29830, translating to MAEKETDQISSLPEELLLNILSSLPFKEAAKTCILSKKWFKMWQSTNTVKNNQLECKNVEAYGAVEVPQRKSFKNFIKIWITLYKNHHLHDKFTLKVSPPSNCGDIVGASVDFAVEDGVKDLELDFAEAQWEDEHPEENIHDASVEFPRHLYENKKLHQMLESLKLHSCSFAPANFAKFVALKDVTLAWIPLQLESIRTLLSTCEWIESLSLKNCWDIESFDVKKLELKKLVIDRCIIGTDYIGFEAPNLKVFKYCGSVPPVSEVKVEAGTMEEADLDLSPMDEFFECGNELQNFLQDFFAVNVLTVCSVILQVIPSGDEPVRLPGGLREYETPYDVDLKNFWKRLPVPTCFRRSLREVEMNGFIATSDQLYACSYFISAASILTKLSINVLKNKNDDPNTVEMRRILASQLLRIPKASRVLAIIIR from the exons ATGGCAGAAAAAGAAACCGACCAAATTTCTTCATTACCCGAAGAGCTTCTTCTCAACATTCTTTCCTCGCTTCCTTTCAAAGAAGCAGCGAAAACATGTATCCTCTCCAAGAAGTGGTTCAAGATGTGGCAATCTACCAACACAGTGAAGAACAACCAACTCGAATGCAAGAACGTAGAAGCTTATGGAGCCGTTGAAGTACCGCAAAGGAAGTCTTTCAAGAACTTCATCAAGATCTGGATCACATTGTACAAAAATCACCATCTCCACGACAAATTCACCCTCAAGGTTTCTCCTCCTTCGAACTGCGGTGACATCGTTGGAGCCTCCGTCGATTTCGCCGTAGAGGACGGCGTGAAAGATTTGGAACTCGATTTCGCCGAAGCGCAGTGGGAGGACGAACATCCTGAAGAGAATATCCACGATGCCTCGGTTGAATTTCCGAGACACCTTTACGAGAACAAGAAACTGCACCAGATGCTCGAGAGTTTGAAACTGCACTCGTGCAGTTTCGCGCCTGCAAATTTCGCCAAGTTTGTGGCactgaaagatgtgactcttgCTTGGATTCCGTTGCAACTGGAATCGATTAGGACGCTGTTATCGACGTGCGAGTGGATCGAGAGTTTGAGCCTGAAGAACTGTTGGGATATTGAATCCTTTGATGTAAAGAAATTGGAACTGAAGAAGTTGGTGATTGATAGGTGCATAATTGGAACAGATTATATTGGTTTTGAGGCGCCAAATTTGAAGGTTTTCAAGTACTGTGGTTCAGTGCCGCCGGTGTCTGAAGTGAAGGTGGAAGCTGGTACCATGGAGGAGGCAGATCTTGATTTAAGCCCCATGGATGAGTTCTTTGAATGTGGCAACGAACTTCAGAATTTTCTTCAAGATTTCTTTGCGGTCAATGTTCTTACAGTTTGCAGCGTGATTCTTCAG GTGATTCCTTCGGGAGATGAACCCGTGAGGCTACCAGGGGGTTTGAGG GAATATGAAACCCCTTATGATGTGGATCTTAAGAATTTCTGGAAGAGGTTGCCAGTGCCAACTTGCTTCAGAAGAAGCCTCAGGGAAGTGGAAATGAATGGGTTTATAGCAACAAGCGACCAACTCTATGCATGCTCCTATTTCATCAGTGCGGCTTCAATTTTGACGAAGCTCAGCATCAATGTCTTGAAGAACAAGAATGATGACCCTAACACGGTGGAGATGCGTCGTATTTTAGCATCGCAATTGCTCCGTATTCCAAAGGCTTCAAGAGTTTTGGCCATAATAATTCGTTGA
- the LOC112758547 gene encoding arachin Ahy-3-like, translating into MLKSVPNAQCTNSLSPTCPFLHPPLAPYKSPRFSFSFITTTAITIIAAMAKLLELSFCFCFLVLGASSISFRQQPEENACQFQRLNAQRPDNRIESEGGYIETWNPNNQEFECAGVALSRLVLRRNALRRPFYSNAPQEIFIQQGRGYFGLIFPGCPSTYEEPAQQGRRYQSQRPPRRLQEEDQSQQQQDSHQKVHRFNEGDLIAVPTGVAFWLYNDHDTDVVAVSLTDTNNNDNQLDQFPRRFNLAGNHEQEFLRYQQQSRQSRRRSLPLSPYSPQPGQEDREFSPQGQHGRRERAGQEQENEGGNIFSGFTSEFLAQAFQVDDRQIVQNLRGENESEEQGAIVTVKGGLRILSPDRKSPDEEEEYDEDEYAEEERQQDRRRGRGSRGSGNGIEETICTATVKKNIGRNRSPDIYNPQAGSLKTANELNLLILRWLGLSAEYGNLYRNALFVPHYNTNAHSIIYALRGRAHVQVVDSNGNRVYDEELQEGHVLVVPQNFAVAGKSQSENFEYVAFKTDSRPSIANLAGENSFIDNLPEEVVANSYGLPREQARQLKNNNPFKFFVPPFQQSPRAVA; encoded by the exons ATGCTGAAGAGTGTCCCAAATGCTCAGTGTACCAACTCACTTTCTCCGACGTGTCCCTTCCTTCACCCTCCTCTCGCCCCCTATAAATCACCTCGCTTCTCATTCTCCTTCATCACAACCACAGCAATAACAATAATAGCAGCCATGGCTAAGCTTCTTGAGctttctttttgcttttgctttCTAGTTCTGGGAGCTAGCAGCATCTCCTTCAGGCAGCAGCCGGAGGAGAATGCGTGCCAGTTCCAGCGCCTCAATGCGCAGAGACCTGACAACCGCATTGAATCGGAGGGCGGTTACATTGAGACTTGGAACCCCAACAACCAGGAGTTCGAATGCGCCGGCGTCGCCCTCTCTCGCTTAGTCCTCCGCCGCAACGCCCTTCGTAGGCCTTTCTACTCCAATGCTCCCCAGGAGATCTTCATCCAGCAAG GAAGGGGATACTTTGGGTTGATATTCCCTGGTTGTCCTAGCACATATGAAGAGCCTGCACAACAAGGACGCCGATATCAGTCCCAAAGACCACCAAGACGTTTGCAAGAAGAAGACCAAAGCCAACAGCAACAAGATAGTCACCAGAAGGTGCACCGTTTCAATGAGGGTGATCTCATTGCAGTTCCCACCGGTGTTGCTTTCTGGCTGTACAACGACCACGACACTGATGTTGTTGCTGTTTCTCTTACTGACACCAACAACAACGACAACCAGCTTGATCAGTTCCCCAGG AGATTCAATTTGGCTGGGAACCACGAGCAAGAGTTCTTAAGATACCAGCAACAAAGCAGACAAAGCAGACGAAGAAGCTTACCATTAAGCCCATACAGCCCTCAGCCTGGACAAGAAGACCGTGAATTTAGCCCTCAAGGACAGCACGGCCGCAGAGAACGAGCAGGACAAGAACAAGAAAACGAAGGTGGAAACATCTTCAGCGGCTTCACGTCGGAGTTCCTGGCACAAGCCTTCCAGGTTGACGACAGACAGATAGTGCAAAATCTAAGAGGCGAGAACGAGAGTGAAGAACAGGGAGCCATTGTGACAGTGAAGGGAGGCCTCAGAATCTTGAGCCCAGATAGAAAGAGTCCCGACGAAGAAGAGGAATACGATGAAGACGAATATGCTGAAGAGGAGAGGCAACAAGATAGAAGGCGTGGCAGGGGAAGCAGAGGCAGCGGCAATGGCATTGAGGAGACCATCTGCACCGCAACTGTTAAAAAGAACATTGGTAGAAACAGATCCCCTGACATCTACAACCCTCAAGCTGGTTCACTCAAAACTGCCAACGAGCTCAACCTTCTAATCCTTAGGTGGCTTGGACTTAGTGCTGAATATGGAAATCTCTACAGG AATGCATTGTTTGTCCCTCACTACAACACGAACGCACACagcatcatatatgcattgaggGGACGGGCTCATGTGCAAGTGGTGGACAGCAACGGCAACAGAGTGTACGACGAGGAGCTTCAAGAGGGTCACGTTCTTGTGGTGCCACAGAACTTCGCCGTGGCTGGGAAGTCCCAGAGCGAGAACTTCGAATACGTGGCATTCAAGACAGACTCAAGGCCCAGCATAGCCAACCTCGCCGGTGAAAACTCCTTCATAGATAACCTGCCGGAGGAGGTGGTTGCAAATTCATATGGCCTCCCAAGGGAGCAGGCAAGGCAGCTTAAGAACAACAACCCCTTCAAGTTCTTCGTTCCACCTTTTCAGCAGTCTCCGAGGGCTGTGGCTTAA